One region of Streptomyces sp. NBC_00442 genomic DNA includes:
- a CDS encoding polyprenyl synthetase family protein, with translation MTSERWDPAAFKSRVDDVVSGFVAEEADRFAAIDPLLDPVAEQMETALADGKRLRAAFCYWGWRAAGQPDSDALVRAAASMELVHAAAVVHDDLIDDSPLRHGRPTAHIALRGAVRRGPRADPAARSLAMLVGDLLMALAGQLFTTSGLPAAYLARARPLWWVMARELIAGECLEILRTGAEPDTTASLKVVRYKTAKYTVEQPLLIGGALAGAGARLREGYCAYGLPLGEAFQLRDDLLGLFGDPGHTGKANADDVRGQRPTALLAETWRLADGAERELLRTLLGRIDLDREGLDTVRATMRRIGAPDRVEHMIGARVEEALGVLHDLQVPAPAATALTTLAHSAAVRVS, from the coding sequence ATGACGTCTGAGCGGTGGGACCCGGCCGCGTTCAAGTCCCGTGTCGATGACGTCGTGAGCGGGTTCGTCGCCGAGGAGGCCGACCGTTTCGCGGCGATCGATCCGCTCCTCGACCCGGTGGCCGAGCAGATGGAGACGGCGCTCGCGGACGGCAAACGGCTGCGCGCGGCGTTCTGCTACTGGGGTTGGCGTGCTGCGGGGCAGCCCGACAGCGACGCACTGGTACGGGCGGCGGCCTCCATGGAGCTGGTGCACGCCGCGGCCGTCGTACACGACGACCTCATCGACGACAGCCCGCTGCGTCACGGGCGGCCCACCGCGCACATCGCCCTGCGCGGCGCCGTACGTCGGGGCCCTCGGGCCGACCCGGCGGCGAGGTCACTGGCGATGCTGGTGGGCGACCTGCTGATGGCCCTGGCGGGACAGCTGTTCACCACCAGCGGTCTGCCGGCCGCGTATCTGGCGCGTGCCCGCCCGCTGTGGTGGGTGATGGCGCGCGAACTCATCGCGGGCGAGTGCCTGGAGATCCTGCGGACCGGTGCCGAGCCGGACACCACGGCGTCCCTGAAAGTGGTCCGCTACAAGACCGCCAAGTACACCGTGGAACAGCCCCTGTTGATCGGTGGCGCCCTGGCCGGCGCGGGTGCCCGGCTGCGCGAGGGCTACTGCGCGTACGGGCTGCCGCTCGGCGAGGCGTTTCAGCTGCGGGACGATCTGCTCGGCCTGTTCGGCGACCCCGGGCACACCGGCAAGGCCAACGCCGACGACGTACGCGGTCAGCGGCCCACCGCCCTGCTCGCCGAGACCTGGCGCCTGGCCGACGGAGCCGAGCGGGAGCTGTTGCGCACGCTGCTGGGCCGGATCGATCTCGACCGGGAGGGCCTGGACACGGTCCGCGCGACGATGCGCCGCATCGGTGCCCCCGACCGCGTGGAGCACATGATCGGCGCACGTGTCGAAGAGGCCCTCGGCGTGCTCCACGACCTCCAGGTACCGGCGCCGGCGGCCACCGCCCTGACGACGCTGGCGCACTCCGCGGCGGTCCGCGTGTCCTGA
- a CDS encoding DIP1984 family protein, translating to MKLAEALAERAEATRRVEQLRARVVGSARYQEGETPAENATELLAESDEVLATLEALIRRINRTNSTVEMGQDGTLTDALARRDVLRLRHSVITSAADAAAGTGDRGYGRQLRSELMMLSALPVAELRARADLLAKEIREVDVRIQRANWEVDLLD from the coding sequence GTGAAGCTCGCTGAGGCACTGGCAGAACGCGCGGAGGCGACACGCCGCGTGGAGCAGTTGCGGGCACGCGTCGTGGGGAGCGCGCGTTACCAGGAGGGGGAGACTCCCGCCGAGAACGCCACCGAATTGCTGGCCGAGTCCGACGAGGTGCTGGCGACGCTCGAAGCGTTGATCCGCCGGATCAACCGGACCAACTCCACGGTGGAGATGGGTCAGGACGGCACACTGACCGACGCCCTGGCGCGCCGGGACGTCCTGCGCCTGCGCCACTCGGTGATCACCTCGGCAGCGGACGCGGCAGCGGGCACGGGTGACCGGGGATACGGCCGGCAGCTGCGCTCCGAGCTCATGATGCTCTCCGCGCTCCCGGTCGCGGAACTGCGCGCGCGGGCGGACCTGCTCGCCAAGGAGATCCGCGAGGTCGACGTACGGATCCAGCGCGCGAACTGGGAGGTCGACCTGCTGGACTGA
- a CDS encoding recombinase family protein produces the protein MPRTARIGAAKAQQPGRQPEPHPDHHRDTQREEDPGTSSRLHPLQRPKFRALLDYARPGDTVHISEMFRLVRGTGHLLDVLDVLHRDRLALRIHDGAFSAMDLTARHQRTGEPLSTVKFVVQTLAAAGELQRDLQRELTYDGLRAAETKGNKGGRRPAVAADETGAVRTAYLEGRSIAALARDHGVSRGAIRTAVADLLPEHTAADPDASARELPVTLDMPGKVADFLRAAELDDIERAALDQGVTVRRGLGYTLRVSAVPGVHRQLLDRCQPLDGGHGAVPAQRKARREYENRVSALAPTGP, from the coding sequence GTGCCCCGCACCGCCCGAATCGGCGCCGCCAAGGCCCAGCAGCCAGGCCGTCAACCAGAACCGCACCCCGATCACCACAGGGACACCCAGCGAGAAGAGGACCCGGGCACCTCCAGCCGCCTCCACCCTCTCCAGCGCCCGAAGTTCCGAGCGCTCCTCGACTACGCCCGGCCCGGCGACACCGTGCACATCTCCGAGATGTTCCGCCTCGTACGCGGAACCGGCCACCTCCTTGACGTACTCGACGTCCTCCACCGCGACCGCCTTGCCCTGCGCATCCACGACGGGGCGTTCTCCGCGATGGATCTCACCGCCCGCCACCAGCGCACCGGAGAACCGCTGTCCACGGTGAAGTTCGTGGTACAGACCCTCGCGGCCGCCGGCGAACTCCAGCGCGACCTCCAGCGAGAGCTGACCTACGACGGACTGCGCGCCGCCGAGACCAAAGGCAACAAGGGAGGACGCCGCCCCGCTGTGGCGGCCGACGAGACCGGCGCCGTGCGCACCGCGTACCTGGAAGGCCGCTCCATCGCCGCCCTCGCCCGCGACCACGGTGTCAGCCGCGGCGCCATCCGCACAGCTGTAGCCGACCTCCTGCCCGAGCACACGGCCGCCGACCCTGACGCCTCCGCCCGGGAACTGCCGGTCACCCTCGACATGCCGGGCAAGGTCGCCGACTTCCTCCGCGCCGCCGAGCTGGACGACATCGAGCGGGCCGCGCTCGACCAGGGCGTGACCGTACGGCGCGGCCTGGGCTACACCCTGCGGGTCAGCGCCGTCCCCGGCGTGCACCGTCAGCTTCTTGACCGCTGCCAGCCGCTCGACGGCGGCCACGGCGCGGTCCCGGCTCAGCGCAAGGCCCGCCGCGAGTACGAGAACCGCGTCAGCGCGCTCGCACCGACCGGACCATGA
- a CDS encoding inositol monophosphatase family protein: MITSYACLDDTEVAIAAARAGADVVRGMYGGRLARVDKGAGDFATAADLAAEEAILGVIRAARPDDGMLGEEGGRQGAADSAREWLVDPLCGTLNYAVGNMLVAVNVALRGGSAAVADPFADEVFVTDGQSAWVRHEGSDTPLAPTPATRLVDLNLDPPFPGAPGFRAVDVLAHAGFAARFRPRVVSTSLALAWVAAGKRAAYLTDGGDLSGSVHFAAGIALCRAAGCVVTGIDGAPVGPQGRGLVVAADAETHGQLMSIIKGRG, translated from the coding sequence ATGATCACCTCATACGCGTGCCTCGACGACACCGAGGTCGCGATAGCGGCGGCGCGCGCCGGAGCGGACGTGGTGCGCGGCATGTATGGCGGGCGACTCGCCCGTGTGGACAAGGGTGCCGGGGACTTCGCCACCGCGGCCGACTTGGCGGCGGAGGAGGCCATCCTCGGCGTCATCCGTGCGGCACGGCCCGATGACGGGATGCTCGGCGAAGAGGGCGGCCGCCAGGGGGCCGCCGACTCCGCGCGGGAGTGGCTGGTGGATCCTCTGTGCGGCACCCTGAACTATGCCGTCGGGAACATGCTGGTGGCCGTCAACGTGGCGCTGCGCGGCGGGTCGGCGGCCGTGGCCGACCCGTTCGCGGACGAGGTCTTCGTTACCGACGGGCAGAGCGCCTGGGTGCGCCACGAGGGCTCCGACACGCCCCTCGCACCCACCCCGGCGACCCGGCTTGTGGACCTCAACCTGGACCCGCCCTTCCCCGGCGCCCCCGGGTTCCGTGCCGTGGACGTGCTGGCCCACGCCGGATTCGCGGCACGGTTCCGCCCGCGCGTGGTGTCCACGAGCCTGGCGCTGGCCTGGGTCGCGGCCGGCAAGCGGGCGGCGTACCTCACCGATGGGGGCGACCTGTCCGGGAGCGTGCACTTCGCCGCCGGAATAGCGTTGTGCCGGGCCGCCGGCTGTGTGGTCACCGGCATCGACGGGGCTCCCGTCGGCCCGCAGGGCCGGGGCCTCGTGGTGGCCGCCGACGCCGAGACCCACGGGCAGCTGATGTCGATCATCAAAGGGCGGGGCTGA
- a CDS encoding NADP-dependent oxidoreductase, translated as MKAVRFSAFGGPEVLEIVDLPAPRPGRGEVRIAVRAAGVNPSDWKKRQGLMDEELPQTLGYEAAGVVDEIGEGVVDVAVGDRVFGFCEQGAAQAESAVLSPYAPIPPALGFPGAAALPAAIETATRALDRLGVVHGATLLVNGASGGVGSAAVQLAVVRGARVIGTAGPANHAYLRSLGAEPVAYGEGLVERVRTLASDGVDLALDVAGSGVLPELIELAGGPANVVTIADFAGARRHGVVFSRGDDGRAVHVLAEIGQLIEAGHFALPVPRTYALTDVAQAHRVGENGQVRGKIVLLVN; from the coding sequence ATGAAAGCTGTGCGTTTCAGCGCGTTCGGGGGACCCGAGGTCCTTGAGATCGTGGATCTGCCCGCGCCGCGTCCGGGGCGGGGCGAGGTCCGGATCGCGGTGCGCGCGGCCGGCGTCAATCCGAGCGACTGGAAGAAGCGTCAGGGCCTGATGGACGAGGAACTCCCGCAGACCTTGGGCTACGAGGCCGCCGGTGTCGTCGACGAAATCGGCGAGGGCGTCGTGGACGTCGCCGTCGGTGACCGCGTGTTCGGCTTCTGCGAACAGGGTGCGGCCCAGGCCGAGTCTGCGGTGCTGTCCCCCTACGCGCCGATTCCGCCGGCGCTTGGCTTCCCGGGCGCCGCAGCCCTTCCGGCCGCCATCGAGACGGCCACGCGCGCACTCGACCGGCTCGGTGTCGTGCACGGCGCCACCCTGCTCGTCAACGGCGCTTCAGGAGGGGTCGGCAGCGCCGCCGTGCAGCTCGCCGTGGTCCGTGGCGCCCGCGTGATCGGCACCGCGGGCCCTGCGAACCACGCCTACCTCCGCTCCCTTGGCGCCGAGCCCGTCGCCTATGGCGAGGGGCTCGTGGAGCGGGTTCGCACGCTCGCGTCCGACGGCGTCGATCTCGCGCTCGATGTCGCGGGGAGTGGCGTACTGCCCGAACTCATCGAGCTCGCCGGCGGCCCCGCCAACGTCGTGACGATCGCGGACTTCGCCGGCGCGCGGCGCCACGGGGTCGTGTTCAGCCGTGGGGACGACGGCCGCGCGGTCCATGTGCTCGCCGAGATCGGACAGCTGATCGAGGCGGGACACTTCGCACTTCCGGTCCCCCGCACATACGCGCTCACCGACGTCGCCCAGGCGCACCGCGTCGGCGAGAACGGTCAAGTGCGGGGGAAAATCGTGCTGTTGGTGAACTGA
- a CDS encoding polyprenyl synthetase: protein MTQEPGRPSGMDRRAVLLAAGLADLAVSTAATALGTVRGLLRRSDAADLAAEAEHDLMARGRLVLGRYGDVPPAHLEILARRVVARTADDDV, encoded by the coding sequence ATGACGCAGGAACCTGGACGGCCCTCGGGGATGGACCGGCGGGCGGTGCTGCTGGCCGCCGGACTCGCGGATCTGGCGGTGAGTACGGCGGCCACCGCCCTGGGAACCGTCCGGGGACTGCTGCGCCGCTCGGACGCCGCCGACCTGGCAGCGGAGGCCGAGCACGACTTGATGGCGCGGGGGCGCCTGGTCCTCGGCCGGTACGGCGATGTGCCTCCGGCCCATCTCGAAATCCTCGCCCGGCGCGTCGTGGCCCGGACGGCGGACGATGACGTCTGA
- a CDS encoding oxygenase MpaB family protein codes for MICTEASMNALRTAGDELADATVAELFARGEVGTFNTLMRYVSTTGAPLPDGLPAVAREYLHATSVPPAWVDWDEMEKARLFFIDNNVHISTALSFAAMPACYVVPHVAKLLSATHGLKYPSKRMAETGQFTVYLMQPDAFEAGGRFIPAAQKVRLLHASIRHHLIRENRWDVDALGTPICQEDLIGGQMFFSMLVLDSLHRLGIHMSTEGAEAYYYAWRVVGAMLGVDQDAVPTSLDEARAFLDRYMLRHMGPSDEGAELTRQLVDLYEEIVPGTFFDPIVSALIRHLVGDICADWLQVSRTPWDTVVKAVPHLLGVLETIEDRSPFGAWALDRIGHLTAVFELSSLTRGRVMHYAIPEKLKKDYGIPNAVPRTHRWTPPAATVLP; via the coding sequence ATGATCTGCACCGAGGCCTCGATGAACGCTCTGCGGACGGCCGGTGACGAACTCGCCGACGCCACGGTCGCCGAACTCTTCGCGCGCGGGGAGGTGGGCACCTTCAACACGTTGATGCGCTACGTGTCCACGACCGGCGCCCCGCTGCCGGACGGCCTGCCGGCCGTCGCCCGCGAGTACCTGCACGCCACGAGTGTTCCGCCCGCGTGGGTGGACTGGGACGAGATGGAGAAGGCGCGGCTGTTCTTCATCGACAACAACGTGCACATCTCCACCGCACTCTCCTTCGCCGCCATGCCGGCCTGCTATGTCGTCCCGCATGTGGCGAAGCTGCTGTCGGCGACCCACGGCCTGAAGTATCCGTCGAAGCGGATGGCGGAGACCGGGCAGTTCACCGTCTACCTGATGCAGCCCGACGCCTTCGAAGCCGGCGGACGCTTCATTCCGGCGGCGCAGAAGGTCCGTCTCCTGCACGCGTCCATCCGTCATCACCTCATCCGTGAGAACCGTTGGGACGTCGACGCGCTCGGCACGCCGATCTGTCAGGAGGATCTGATCGGCGGGCAGATGTTCTTCTCCATGCTCGTCCTCGACAGCCTGCACCGGCTCGGCATCCACATGTCGACGGAGGGCGCGGAGGCCTATTACTACGCGTGGCGCGTGGTCGGCGCCATGCTCGGCGTCGACCAGGACGCGGTTCCCACGTCCCTCGACGAGGCCCGCGCGTTCCTCGACCGGTACATGCTCCGGCACATGGGTCCCTCCGACGAGGGTGCGGAGCTGACCCGCCAACTCGTCGACCTGTACGAGGAGATCGTCCCGGGGACGTTCTTCGACCCGATCGTCTCCGCGCTCATCCGCCATCTCGTCGGAGACATCTGCGCGGACTGGCTCCAGGTGTCCCGCACGCCCTGGGACACGGTGGTCAAGGCCGTCCCGCACCTGCTGGGCGTCCTGGAAACCATCGAGGACCGTTCGCCGTTCGGAGCCTGGGCGCTCGACCGCATCGGCCACCTCACCGCCGTCTTCGAGCTGTCCTCCCTGACCCGGGGGCGCGTCATGCACTACGCGATCCCTGAAAAACTCAAGAAGGACTACGGAATCCCCAACGCGGTGCCCCGCACCCATCGGTGGACGCCGCCGGCGGCGACGGTTCTGCCGTAG
- a CDS encoding TOPRIM nucleotidyl transferase/hydrolase domain-containing protein translates to MADMRAFQNALSDWASGGSGEAASDLAERLRVRTAMLVEGPSDVAAVETLAELRGRDLAAEGICVVSMGGAMSVGRYANLVGPTGLALRLVGLCDAGERRFYERALREAGAALDAFFVCERDLEDELIRALGTARVEEVVRAEGDLRAWQTFRRQPAQHGRSRHQQTRRFLSTKKGRKIRYGHLLVEALAPDLTPPPLEGLLACL, encoded by the coding sequence ATGGCGGACATGCGGGCGTTCCAGAACGCGCTCAGTGACTGGGCGAGCGGTGGCAGCGGCGAGGCGGCGAGCGATCTCGCCGAGCGGCTGCGGGTGCGGACGGCCATGCTCGTGGAGGGCCCGAGCGATGTGGCCGCCGTGGAGACGCTCGCGGAGCTGCGCGGACGCGACCTTGCGGCCGAGGGCATCTGCGTCGTATCGATGGGCGGAGCGATGAGCGTGGGCCGCTACGCCAACCTGGTGGGTCCAACCGGCCTTGCCCTGCGCCTTGTTGGGCTCTGCGACGCGGGTGAGCGGCGCTTCTACGAGCGCGCCCTGCGGGAGGCGGGGGCAGCGCTCGACGCGTTCTTCGTGTGCGAGCGGGATCTGGAGGACGAACTCATCCGGGCGCTGGGCACCGCGCGGGTGGAGGAGGTCGTACGGGCCGAGGGCGATCTGCGGGCCTGGCAGACCTTCCGGCGCCAGCCCGCTCAGCACGGCCGGTCCCGGCACCAGCAGACGCGGCGCTTCCTGAGTACGAAGAAGGGCCGCAAGATCCGCTACGGCCATCTGCTCGTCGAAGCGCTCGCCCCCGATCTGACGCCGCCTCCGCTCGAAGGTCTCCTCGCCTGCCTGTGA
- a CDS encoding golvesin C-terminal-like domain-containing protein, with amino-acid sequence MATVALAVLGPTQGGQAWAGQPAGRTAPAAAPDGAGGAGQPKPPRQEDSSRVLAPDGVLPKAWKQSADRAVTVAGDGSGLHVMAADSNKAYQWRSVATLSEPGFGTDLWIGNACVTGSGKRAVVVYAPRDFTNKPDLMEHGGFAAVVDLTDGKVTKLADTVTLAYFNPGCGSGESAVLTQIGGDQDTQTRLLTVDTTTATVTHQQTENLQVTSAVPVGDTVVGAAAGRLVSFDRGDHATELTTTSGPAFQLRADGEGGVSFLDRSGGTVSAHRTIKGRTTTFAQGPTGSVGLAAGTSGRVFLTGTPASTTALPAPVTRLKVAADATVSSTGALAIDQAVSKSLRSHVSNPLAATAWDAAAPLQVTTEVPSTGKKITFTAGQDGATPKATGKNASPALTGGSRTAGAKGTNGLAKAAAGDPNSTIDTDRVCSMPRNDPKQQAYQPTPNQVEWAADMAIRGSLTSAYVRQGGWRAADGLGTVDPQGMFPLPALAGTSGGRIPAQVLLGVLTQESNLWQAEGGALPGQTSSTLASTNGFYGHPSAPKDPQDHWQIDWSKADCGYGIGQQTDGMKTGDPNELPAAQQKAIALDYTSNIAVAARTLSQKWNELHTVGPQPNAIKLNTDDPAAPENWFAALWNYNSGMNYYQPANPTAPWGLGYLNNPSNPIYPVSRHAFLDGNSYADAAHPQQWSYEEKVLGWGAWPIDTGRSYADTGVANKGNTAGYSPAWWSSDATRSTVKPGVDVFCKPTENACDPTAPPRCELDHKGPTCDPPFWYHAAQTTWKVDCPTSCGHEYLTYKTLKPELGNGNNGPGTMCDNAGLGATIVDDVPSSVPTFTDGCGKTGWTNSGTFGLQFNADSQGHYEAKGDLHQIGGGFGDHFWYAHARDFAHGASASVSDPDINPGTAGGTMAATGTWKLNSQRTSWTRVLVHLPDTGSASQQAVYTIHLGDGTTHNRTINAISHENKWVSLGIYHFTAGSDFQGVTLSNYTAEGQADNDIAWDAVGFQWLSAKPQHIVASLGDSYSSGEGAGAYDSSTDQDHGTINWNACRRSANAWPRKLVLPGMPANLATLSDNFSPSAELGFVACSGAWSTEVDGRATTAYWQTGDVSAAEGEFREIPQTDSGVLTKDTTLVTLTAGGNNYGAFVDAVSDCAFPTNCATDEFLTKYKGLIDKTKTDIGNTLRVITQRAPNARVVLVGYPEVLSRTVKCTGSWFFDGSEAAALATLANYMDTSQKQEVDELKGMGYNVTYANPIDWFVGHGGCDSEEWINKIVLGPNGDGDFHPGDPYSKCISAPGIGQSCLSREAFHPNNAGTSGYEHFVEKVLKDTGYTGT; translated from the coding sequence GTGGCCACGGTCGCCCTGGCGGTCCTCGGTCCGACCCAGGGCGGCCAGGCCTGGGCAGGACAGCCGGCCGGACGGACGGCGCCCGCCGCGGCACCGGACGGTGCGGGCGGGGCCGGGCAGCCGAAGCCGCCGCGTCAGGAGGACTCCTCCCGGGTGCTCGCCCCGGACGGTGTCCTGCCCAAGGCGTGGAAGCAGTCCGCCGACCGTGCGGTGACGGTGGCCGGCGACGGCTCCGGACTGCATGTGATGGCCGCCGACAGCAACAAGGCCTACCAGTGGCGTTCGGTGGCCACGCTGTCCGAGCCCGGCTTCGGCACCGACCTGTGGATCGGGAACGCGTGCGTGACCGGATCCGGCAAGCGGGCCGTCGTCGTCTACGCCCCGCGCGACTTCACCAACAAGCCCGACCTGATGGAGCACGGCGGCTTCGCCGCCGTCGTCGACCTCACCGACGGCAAGGTGACCAAGCTGGCCGACACGGTGACGCTGGCCTACTTCAACCCGGGCTGCGGCTCGGGCGAGTCCGCCGTCCTGACCCAGATCGGCGGCGACCAGGACACGCAGACCCGCCTGTTGACGGTGGACACCACGACCGCCACCGTCACGCACCAGCAGACCGAGAACCTCCAGGTCACCTCGGCGGTCCCCGTCGGCGACACCGTCGTGGGCGCCGCCGCCGGCCGGCTGGTCTCCTTCGACCGCGGCGACCACGCCACCGAACTCACCACCACCTCGGGCCCCGCCTTCCAGCTGCGGGCCGACGGCGAAGGCGGCGTCAGCTTCCTCGACCGTTCCGGCGGGACGGTCAGCGCCCACCGCACCATCAAGGGCCGCACCACCACGTTCGCCCAGGGGCCGACGGGCAGTGTGGGTCTCGCGGCCGGCACGTCCGGGCGGGTCTTCCTCACCGGCACGCCCGCCTCCACCACCGCGCTGCCCGCACCGGTGACACGGCTGAAGGTCGCCGCGGACGCCACGGTGTCCTCCACCGGCGCCCTCGCCATCGACCAGGCGGTCTCCAAGAGCCTGCGCAGCCACGTCAGCAACCCGCTCGCGGCCACCGCGTGGGACGCGGCCGCGCCCCTGCAAGTCACCACCGAGGTGCCGTCCACCGGCAAGAAGATCACCTTCACCGCCGGCCAGGACGGCGCGACCCCCAAGGCCACGGGCAAGAACGCCTCGCCCGCCCTCACCGGTGGTTCCCGGACCGCAGGAGCGAAGGGCACGAACGGGCTCGCCAAGGCCGCGGCCGGTGACCCCAACTCCACCATCGACACCGACCGCGTCTGCTCCATGCCGCGCAACGACCCGAAGCAGCAGGCCTACCAGCCGACCCCCAACCAGGTCGAGTGGGCCGCCGACATGGCCATCCGGGGCAGTCTCACCAGCGCCTACGTCCGCCAGGGCGGCTGGCGCGCCGCCGACGGCCTGGGCACGGTCGACCCGCAGGGCATGTTCCCGCTGCCCGCGCTCGCCGGAACCAGCGGCGGCCGCATCCCCGCCCAGGTCCTGCTCGGCGTACTGACCCAGGAGTCCAACCTGTGGCAGGCCGAAGGCGGCGCCCTGCCCGGCCAGACCAGCTCGACCCTGGCCAGCACCAACGGCTTCTACGGCCACCCCAGCGCCCCCAAGGACCCCCAGGACCACTGGCAGATCGACTGGTCCAAGGCCGACTGCGGATACGGCATCGGACAGCAGACCGACGGCATGAAGACCGGCGATCCCAACGAGCTGCCGGCCGCCCAGCAGAAGGCCATCGCGCTCGACTACACCTCCAACATCGCCGTCGCCGCCCGGACGCTCTCGCAGAAGTGGAACGAACTCCACACCGTCGGCCCCCAGCCCAACGCCATCAAACTGAACACCGACGACCCCGCGGCCCCGGAGAACTGGTTCGCCGCCCTGTGGAACTACAACTCCGGCATGAACTACTACCAGCCGGCCAACCCGACCGCCCCCTGGGGCCTCGGATACCTCAACAACCCCTCCAACCCCATCTACCCGGTGAGCCGGCACGCCTTCCTCGACGGCAACAGCTACGCGGACGCCGCCCATCCGCAGCAGTGGTCGTACGAGGAGAAGGTCCTGGGCTGGGGCGCCTGGCCCATCGACACCGGCCGCTCCTATGCCGACACCGGCGTCGCCAACAAGGGCAACACCGCCGGCTACTCCCCCGCCTGGTGGAGCTCCGACGCCACCCGCTCCACCGTCAAACCCGGCGTCGACGTCTTCTGCAAGCCGACGGAGAACGCCTGCGACCCCACCGCCCCGCCGCGCTGCGAACTCGACCACAAGGGGCCGACCTGCGACCCCCCGTTCTGGTACCACGCCGCGCAGACCACGTGGAAGGTCGACTGCCCCACCAGCTGCGGGCACGAGTACCTGACCTACAAGACGCTCAAGCCCGAACTCGGCAACGGCAACAACGGACCGGGCACGATGTGCGACAACGCCGGTCTGGGGGCCACGATCGTGGACGACGTGCCCAGCAGCGTTCCCACGTTCACCGATGGCTGCGGCAAAACGGGCTGGACCAACTCCGGCACCTTCGGGCTCCAGTTCAACGCCGACTCCCAGGGGCACTACGAGGCCAAGGGTGATCTCCATCAGATCGGCGGCGGGTTCGGCGACCACTTCTGGTACGCCCACGCCCGTGACTTCGCCCACGGAGCGTCCGCGAGCGTCAGCGACCCCGACATCAATCCGGGCACTGCCGGCGGAACGATGGCGGCGACGGGCACCTGGAAGCTCAACTCCCAGCGCACGTCGTGGACTCGCGTGCTGGTGCACCTGCCCGACACGGGATCCGCGAGTCAGCAAGCCGTCTACACCATCCACCTGGGTGACGGCACCACCCACAACAGGACCATCAACGCCATTTCCCACGAGAACAAGTGGGTGAGTCTGGGGATCTACCACTTCACCGCCGGATCCGACTTCCAGGGCGTGACGCTGTCCAACTACACCGCTGAGGGCCAGGCCGACAACGACATCGCCTGGGACGCGGTCGGTTTCCAGTGGCTGTCCGCCAAGCCGCAGCACATCGTGGCCTCCCTGGGTGACTCCTACTCCTCCGGAGAGGGAGCGGGCGCGTACGACAGCTCGACCGACCAGGACCACGGCACCATCAACTGGAACGCCTGTCGCCGCAGCGCCAACGCCTGGCCGCGCAAGCTGGTGCTGCCGGGCATGCCCGCGAACCTGGCGACACTGTCCGACAACTTCAGTCCGAGTGCGGAGCTGGGATTCGTCGCCTGTTCCGGCGCCTGGTCGACCGAGGTCGACGGACGCGCCACCACCGCCTACTGGCAGACCGGTGATGTCTCCGCCGCCGAAGGCGAGTTCCGGGAGATACCGCAAACCGACTCCGGCGTCCTGACGAAGGACACCACGCTGGTGACCCTCACCGCCGGGGGCAACAACTACGGTGCCTTCGTCGACGCGGTCAGCGACTGCGCGTTCCCGACGAACTGCGCCACCGACGAGTTCCTCACCAAATACAAGGGACTGATCGACAAGACGAAGACGGACATCGGCAACACCCTCCGGGTCATCACTCAGCGTGCCCCGAACGCCAGGGTCGTCCTGGTCGGATATCCGGAGGTGCTCAGCCGTACGGTCAAGTGCACGGGCTCCTGGTTCTTCGACGGCAGCGAGGCGGCCGCTCTGGCCACGCTCGCCAACTACATGGACACCTCCCAGAAACAGGAGGTGGACGAGCTCAAGGGCATGGGTTACAACGTGACGTATGCCAACCCGATCGACTGGTTCGTCGGGCACGGCGGCTGTGACAGCGAGGAGTGGATCAACAAGATCGTGCTGGGGCCCAACGGTGACGGAGACTTTCACCCGGGCGACCCCTACTCCAAATGCATCTCGGCGCCCGGCATCGGTCAGTCCTGCCTGAGCCGCGAGGCCTTCCACCCCAACAATGCGGGCACATCGGGGTACGAGCACTTCGTGGAAAAGGTCTTGAAGGACACGGGCTATACGGGAACATGA